Sequence from the Mauremys reevesii isolate NIE-2019 linkage group 5, ASM1616193v1, whole genome shotgun sequence genome:
GATAGTAGGAGGAGCCTGCTTTGACTTACAACCTCCTGTTAGCTGCTTTTCCTGCTCCATCCCCCTTCTACTCCATGGCCTGTAAGGGCTTATCTATGCTTGGAGTGAGGGGTGttattcccagctcaaggagacatacacTAGTTCTGACTGACctagagtgctaaaaatagaTTGTTGCTGGAGCAGCACAGGGGCAGGATGGGATGCCTAGAGTATGTACCTCTCTGAGACCATGGGCATGGGTGACTAGCCCATCCCACTGCTCATGTCGTTGTGGCTACACTCTGTTTGCAGTGTGCTAGTTCAatcagagctagtgtgagtattTCTCCTTGAGCTTTCACACCCCTAACTCcaattgtagacataccctatgttacacacattttaacataagaacggccataccaggtcagaccaaaggtccatctagcccagtatcctgtcttccaacagtggtcaatgccaggtgtcccagagggaatgaacaggtaatcaagtgatccattccctgtcactcattttGTAAACACAAATGAATGTCAAGCCTGTCTAACCTGCATGACTTCACCATTTATACCTGACATGTAACCTACCATTACCACTGAATTTTAATCTTGGGTTTCTGTAGCCAACCCGGACTAAAGGGAAGATTTTATCATCACTACATGATGGGACTTCCTGGGACATGTGACTAGGACTCAGTGAGCTGGCAGAAGGAGATACATTTAGATTGCTTTACCCGTTCTTTCTTTAGAATGTTGTCTTCGTGGTCTTTATTTTATCAAAATTGTTCTGTTTAAATTTATGCTAGCCcatatatttccttttgtttgaaaAAGCCTGAAGCACCTGTTATATCTAGAGCTGGTCTTCTGCAGAAACTAGAAGCCTGGCCTTGACTGATCCAGACCAATATGGATGAAAGGAAAGTGTACCAAGACTCATACCTGTATGCGTTCTTCTGTGAGCTTTTAGGTGGGAGCTTTTAGTATAGACCTTGTTGCAACCTTCATAATCACACCTGTGTATTCTGCGTTTCCTTTGTGTGTCTGGAGATTCCACAGGTAAAGGCCTCTTTCCCGGCTGAACTATTACTGAAGGGTGATTCCTATGAAGTGAAGTTATAGGTTATGACTGATGAAAAGTATTTGACAAAGTAAACCTCATTGCAATGATTCACAATAGAGCCCCTTTATTCACTACCACTCTGTCTCTTAGCAATGTGAACTACATTCCGTGCATGTAAAAGAATTTAAGACAACATAGCAAATTTCATAGATTTTAGCAGTAATATTTTGATTCTTTCCTCTTTTGAGTTTATTCACTTTGTGGCATGAGCAAACCCAAAGATATTCTTCTCAGCATGCTtggattttaatttatttttacttatAAAGGAATGAAGGTCAGACTCGTTTCTCAGGCAAGTATGCACAGGATTTCCAAACTCTCACTGAGTTTCCAGTTAACTTTCATtgcttttatttacattttttattctTCCTTAGAAGGCagctaatttgtttttaatttaaaacagctTTTCCATATTATGAAAGACATCATATCTTTAGTCTTAAAGCAGAACTTAGAGTCTTTATTGTTCCAGCTACTCCTTTAGAGAGTAATTAAGAATTTCCTGTTTGGTGCTGGCAGAAGGGTGCGGCCTCCCTTTACGACTGACGTCAATTCCTAAAAGTAGAGTTTAGACTGCATGTCACACCCACAGGATGTCTGAAATTGGCACGCCACCTTCATAAACATGATTTTCTTGCCTTTAACCCCACAGGTACTATTCAGGtaagacatatatatatattgcatgtACAATTTTATATAAAATTATGTGTATATGTGAATAAACACACCTTTCTAAGGATATTCTCAGCTGCATATATAAATCACTGAGACCAGTCACGAACCTGCCTTCTATGCCAATGTTAGAGGAAGGAAAAgagcaaaatatatttttttaaacagataggCCTTTTAAATCACACAGCTTCACCGGACACATTTTCCAACTGATTAATGAATACATATTACAGATTCTTAGATATTTTCTAGCTTTTAAGTGAAACTTAAtatgccacttcccacagctcacattggccaggaacagtgaaccgcggccactgggagctacggGTGGttgtgcctgtggacagtcaacgtaaacaaaCTGCCTCGCAGCCCGTCAGCGGATTACCCTGGTGGGTCGCATGTGGCCCGTAGGTTGCCCACCGCTGCTCTGAGTTCAGTATATACTTGGTGACTTCTCTGTGAGCCTAAGGTGCCATGAATAACTCAAAAAAGCATGCCCAGAGATGGAAAGATTTGTTGTTCAACATCatattaaatgtatttaaaatattatgaTGGGGTCACCAGATGATGCTGTTACAGTCCTACATGTTCCTAGAATGTGAGCAAGTTTTTAGTCTTAGAAGAAATGTTCTATTATTGTTAGTTTTGTTATGTAGTAGTCCTTTAACAGATGTTGTGGCAGACAGAAGAGAGTAAATTCTCTGCTTTATTCTCTGGATTTGGAGGCAATTCTTGAGACACCAGCTTCTTGATAAGTAAGCATTGGTGTGCAAGCTGACACTGGTGAAAGAGGAGGTTGCCTTCACGCTGTTTGTGATGGAACTTTGTTCCAGACTGGTATAGGTGTGTAAATAAAGCAAATTACACTTAGAGTACATGCAGACTCCCTCTTTCTTATTCCTCTTCCATTGGGAAGCCAAGCTGCAAGGCTACAGAATTCTGCAAGTGATTTCCAGAGGGCGACACTGGTTTAAGAaatgagacaatggtgttggaagaAGGGCCAACATTATTAAGTAACTGCTGAAATAAAAGATCATTTGTAATTCCACAAGGTCTTGTCTCTGCTTACACAAGCATATCTGAATTTATTTAAGCCTTGCACATGTGGGTGTTTTTCCTCAAACGACTAAGAATGTCTTCCAAAAATCATGTTATGACAGTTTGTTTAAGCACAGCCTTGTCCCCACACCCACAGCCCACGTGGTGATGGTAGCATGAGTCAAACTTTGATTTCACACAAACaagaaaacacaaaattaaaGCTTCATATTACGTTTCATCCATGTCTGTGTACGGCAATAGTCTGAGAACAATACATGAACTTTGATTTAAAGGGAGAACTCTGATATTTCTTTAATTCCCATACAAAAGACATTGACTTGGGTTAAGATAGCTAGATTGTACAACCCACCAATGCTTATTGTAAGACGTCAATAGCTTTTATGTATTTTAcatacaacccctccccccctccaataTTTAGATAGCAAATTCAagagttagaaaatgccagatttATGGTTGCTTTTGCCACCTTCATTCAGTCTCCTTGTATGTACATCACATGCACTGAATAAGGCCAGGGTCCTGTGGAAAGATAGTATgttattatataaatataataatgcATGTTCAGAAGgggaccaaattaaggttgcacaggaaaCTCAAAATTTGACTTTCCTAACTTTCaggtgcttgattttgcaactaaAAGAATGTTAGTTTAATGCAATATTTTGTATATGATATCCTAGGTTTTTTTGAAAGGACAAAGTTAAAAACTATTCTGTACAAATGACCTCCCTATCATGCATCAATAGTAGGATCTGAACCATGAGCTTTCAGCACTACAGCAAGACTAAAAACACTACATGACAGTAGGAGAAGGCTGATATGCCAGAGTGGAGGAAGGGCTGCTGGTGCCCGATGCTGGGTCCAGGGGGTGATCAAGGGGAGTCCAACCCAGCTCATTCTCTCTGGTCCACCCTAAGCTACTAGACCCAGGGGTTTATTGCTTGGcttgctctccccccacccctgggagGCGGGGGACTCCTGTCCCGTATGATGCTTCTGGTGGGGATGCTTCATGTGCCAGGCTGTCAAGGATGGAAGGATTATTGGGGGAagcccagcccagctctcccCCAACTACTGCTATAACTGTTCTGGCATTCCCAGCACAGTGTCTGCTGCTTTGGCAGAAGCATGGGCCAGGCTCTCTAGAATGTTCAGTGGCTGTGGTGGCTGCCAGAATTTTCCTGAGGAAATGGTGATTTTTAACACTACAACTGAGGTAGATCTGAATGGAGttacatgggacaaaaaaagcattTCTGCAACCCGAGGGGTTTCTCTCTAGCAAATACCACCAGGAGGTTTTGCTTCTTCTCTAAGAAAAGGTCACAAAAATTCACCCCAGCCCCAGTGTAATATTTTTCCAGGTTACCACAGTTTAATACCTGTTTAAATATGGTCCCGGTTCTGCGAGACTATTACAGGAAGAACTATTATTGACTGCACTAGAAGCTCCATTTCTAGTGGTTTGTAGGATGGGCCCTATATTACTTTAGGAACACATTATACAAATATAGAAGATCTATGTAGTTCACATGTACATAGAATGCATACTAACCATTACACCGCTGAAAACAAAGTTGAGGCTGAAAGTTAGAGGAGGAAAAAACTAAGCACAAAACCCAATTCATTTATAATCTGCAACCCTTATTTATGATATTTTACTAAATGTTTCAAAGCACACTAGCTTTCTCCTCAAAGAACCTATATTTTGTAGCTCGCATATATGGAACCCAATGTACAGCAAGGCAGTATGTTTCATTATTCAACTGAAGATAGATACTTTAGGACTAATTACTTACTCTTGCAACATTATTTGCTGAGGAGACAAGGAGGTCATCATTGGAGGAGACATTTGTTCAGGATAGAACTCGGTCCTTGGCGATTCAATTCCTGGTTCTACTTTGATTGTTTTCTTTAATGTGGGCTTCTCATAAGATTCAATTACAGGcactagagggggaaaaaataaaatatatagagTGTTATGTGAGTTAAAGGAAAGACAAAATCTGTACAAAACCGCCCAAACTAACAACATGATATCTCGTATCAAGACTCGTATTAGAATACAAGACTTTTCAATTTTCAGTCTACCTCGTGAGGAATTAGAATACAACACAAGTCTATTCTTATGTATACCAGTTCAAATCTAGATCACTTCTATTTATATCAACAGATTTATATGGGTatcaatgagagcagaatttgatccagTAAGACTAGGGAAAAATATTCACACAGTAAAGTCTAGGCATTGTATGTTTTAGAAGAAGACAAAAGAATATTTGTCTCCCTTTTTCATTTCccttcaaaatattttgatttatccCAAAAAACTCATGGATACACAGTTATTTTTCCAGATCTGACTAGCAAAAAAGGAGTAGTGACCCGAATTGCTTTGCTGGAAGAAAATGTGTCAtgccccctctcttccccccagcaactgagcaaaacaaaaaaaccccaaaccacacCACACCAAAGCAAACTAAAAAGACAAAACAACTCCTCCCCCTATAGCCAGCTGAATGGAGTGGAGgaacacctccccacccccaccccccaaaaacaaCCCCAAACCACTGAATGGCACAGTAGTACAGCAAGCCCCCAGAAGTTGGCACCCAGGGCAACTGCGTTGCATAAAAGAGCACCAGTCCCGCATAAAAGAGAAACATAGCACAACAGCACCCACCTGGCATGCTACTTGGATTTTCCAACTCTTCTGGAAGAACAGTAGACACCATTATAGGTTGCTGGAGATGTGGAGCATACATAAAAGGAACAGGCTGGACCACCAGTGGCTGTATAATTGGAAGTATTCCAGGGCTCCTAAGTCCAGGGCGTGAAAGAGCAGCCATTACTGGAGGGATTGTTAATGGCATGGAAAAAGGTTGAACTCCTGGGGGAGGTGGTGGGGTGAATTTTTTCATAGGTGGgctgggtgaggacaaagttaaTCCAGGTGAGGCTCTTCTATGTATAGTCTGAAATTTCAGAGGAGAAGGAGAACTTCCAGCTGAATGTGGTGAGCTTCGTTTATTCACTGTAAGGTCAACTGGCTCCATTTGGATTCCATTAGATAGTCCTTCTGGGGGTTGATAGAATTTATTGTGCAACATATTTGGGGTAGGATAAATGACACTGTATTTGTTTGGCTTCATTTGGTCCATGTAATTGGACTGGTATGACtgtgagaggggggaaaaaaaaaaggatgagaaTTGATACAGAAGCCGTAAcataggggaaaaaataaaaatctagcgCTAAGTTACTAATGGCTGATCAagtgaaggaaaataaaaaagctgcagacATGGCATTTTCATGTACTCCTTTCTCTGAGAGAATGTACAAGATTTCTCACAAGGGAAATGATTCAATTTCTGATTCACTAATCAGTTGGGAAACAGTACACAATACATGATGAAACAGGGAATAAAACCAGACAACTCAAGAGTTattcaagtgctttacaaacatttattAAGCTTCATATCCATCCTGTATGATAGGTACATTAGGTACTATCCCCATTTAGAGATGGATAAACTCAGGCACTATGGAGACTAAGCAAGACAATGGtgaagctggaaatagaacctcAGGCATCCTAAATCCCCCCGATTGTTCTAATAACTAGAAAACACTGCACCTCAATCTTCACTAAAACAGAAATCTATTCTACACACAAACCAAAATGTATGCAACTATGCTCCGCAAACAGTATCAGAAACAGTAAATATGAAAAAGCAAAGAGGGAAATGAGTACATCCTAAACCGttttttcagtgttttttcttggtggggggttggggagaaTGCAGCTAACTTGCTGTTTTAAACTTGGAAAACAGCTATCCAGAAGAGGGGGCAAAGGGTCTGATTATCTGAGGTGCTGAATGAGTATTTCCCGTAAGTCAAGGGGAGCAAGTTGATGATGCTCTTTCAAGATTAGGCCCATAACTGACCCTTTCATACATAAGCAATAACATTTTCCAGTAAAACACTGAGAATCACCATAGGACTGCATAATATGTATCACCTCTGAGATACTCTACTGAACAGTTTCTCATATTAAAAATGTGTAAAACCATGTTATTTTTAATGAAGGTAACTAGTTATATGAACTGATGAGATGTGCCAAAATATGAACTATACAAAGTGTAGTCTATCCATTCTACTAATTTTTTATATCAGCAGTTTTATTAACTGAGTTTCCACTTGTGATTCTTGGACGAGTCAATCCTTGCTCTGTAGCTATGCTGTTTCCTGACAGTAATAAAACACAGTTTAGATTTTTTGGCAGCACATTGGACCAGAAAGGGGACGTGgggcaaatttttaaaaatggtaaggATAGAGATAATTTATGAGCATAAAGTTAATGGATTCTCGTATACAATCACTCCCAtgatatttttaaatgcattttgttaGGACTAAAAATTCTAGCTAGATCTTGCCTTGCTCTTACATCTGTATTCTTCTTCTCCTCCCAGGTATATTTTAACTGCTATTCATTTGAAGCTTAGCCAAAAATGTTATTGTAAAATGTTTTGGAGTTATTGCCTTTGTTTTGATTATTGCAGGAAACAATTCTATGACACTTCAGAAAATGGGAAGTTCTTCTGTAGCATTGATATGATTGTAGGTATATACAGCAACAAAGCTGAGTAGTTTATTCTGTACTCCATGCATACAAATAACtagcattaattaaaaaaaaagttacatacaCATAGGGAAATTAAAAGAGAACTGCCACCTATGTGGTTGGTaataacatttttcatttctaGAATGTACTTAAAATTATATAAATGGATCAAATGTAAGAATCTTTGTAGCAATTATATTCAGTTGATCTTAAAGGattatttttcatataaaacAGAACTTATGCTTATACCTATAGTAAATTAATAATTTAGCTATCATATCAGTATTTGTTTTGATAATGAAGTTTACAGGAATTCATGTGTTAGATCTTTTAACTATTTTAGCATGTGTGCGTCTCAAAGCAAGATATACACAGAACTCACAAGCACTCTtgaataatgaaataattatatttattaGAATTCTGAGTGATCAAGGCTACAGACTACTGAAGGAGtttaatatttaacactatttagCATCTACTGAATCTGATTAAGGCATGGATGTAGGCAGAAATTCAAACACTTAATACACAAGCTGTATTATGTGCTTGTGTTAAAACTTATGTTATTGGCCTACAGTACAAAGTCCACTTGACTTCATTATGCTGTAGAAACATTCAGTGGTACAACTAGGCAACAGTGGAACCCTGGAAGAATTATCACAACATCACTGTGTGTACATTAATTTTCTGAACTGCATTCCAGTATCAGTGAACAATAGTAGAATTCCTAGACCATTTTTCATCCAAGTAAAGTAATCTTATATTCAGACAATATAAGGTCCTGAATCTACAGACATTTGTGTATCTGCCTGCCTTCATGCACAAGAGTAGGCCCATTGTGTCACAGTCTGCGAAAGTTTCTGCAGAACCGGGGCCTAACCAgtctttctgtttttaaaaccATACTGTATTGAGGCGGCCTAGGAGGATTGTAACAGAGTAATGGAAAGGCAAAATGAAGAAAGACTATCCAATTAAAATcttagtttagagaagagaatTTTTTCAGTAAAGTAGGAATCTGCAGAAGAATGAAACACCTTTGGGCTATAACATAGTTCATTAAAacgtttttctttctttcaagacTCCAAGTCAAAAGAAACTCACATTGGAAAAATGCCAATCTATTAAAACAGTAGTGcagaaaaatactgtaatgagaCTGAGCTATTTGGGGAACTTCTTAATATTAGTTTAGAAAAGTTAGAGATTAAATTCAAAGTAACAAAGACTTCAAAAATTAGGATGCTgacaattatatttttaaaacagttgaTTTTTTGGGGATTCAGACCTGCTCCCGACCTCTTGAATTGCTTTGAATGAACGGTTTTCATTGTTGTAACTAAACTGGCACAGATTTGACTTAAGTCAGCTATTCTTTTGTGCCAGTCTGGAGGGGTTGTTTCATTTTTCTAAGCTTTCCTTCACTCAGAGATTTTACTTGCCATGTTCCTATTTGAACTGCAGATAATGTTAGCAATAGGAAAAAAGTAGGAGACAAAGTTTTTCTTTACAAAACTAAGTAGGAAAAAATTCTGTAATCTTAAAAagcaaaagaagaaatgctaggTATAGAAAACCTTAAAAGTCAATAAAGGtataaagaaaacagaaaaaagtaCAACAAACTTCTCAGTTCAGATTATACATATAAAAATCATCCAAAACATAGTCAACCATTTTCTACATTATATTAGGCTCataaaaaactgaaacaaaagtgCAGGCTATGACATTATAGATCAATGTAAAGTAAGAGTATTCTGTCAATCAAACAGACACAAATAGTATAGACAATACAACCCACTTATATTGCAACTCATATAGTGCTCTAGTGACGCTGCACTTCAAGCGAAGGGAAAGTCACTTTCAGCTGAATCTCACTCCTCTTATAGTGAAGCTTCATCTGTCTTCTAGAAGAGTGAAACTTCATTATGAATTAATTTTAATCCCGCTGGAATGCAACAATTACCATGATCAGATTGATAAGAATTGATACTTTTCAAAAAGATTGTCACTGCCCCCTACTTCTCCAAGCTGGCCTGGAAAAGCTGGCCATCACGTAGCGGGAGCAGTAAAGAAGAATCTCTTACTACAAGAACTCCCAACAGTAACCAAGAGAAGTGGTTTGTGATCTTGCTCCCCACTAGGAGTAACTACTTGGCCTTCCAGAACATCCAGTCACAACAGCCAGTGGCCCTGAAGCCTGCAGTTTCAGGGAGTGAAGAGAGGTCTCCCATAAGAGATCTTTTTCTACTGGTAGATCCCATTCTGCTATGTAGGAACTCCGCTAACAGTGATGGTTTGTGTGAAAGATGTACCTAAAGATGGCTCCAAATCAGCAAACAACTTAATAACGTGAgccttccactgaagccaatggcactaCTAacgtgcttgaagttaagcatggaATTAAGATCTGTACTGAGCTGAAGGCTGTTAAAGAATCCCACTgttgtcctgtgactgcagaggtgGTAATAGACCACTATACCTTGATTGGTCCCTTACACTAtctgctaactacttatgctaaacaatgtgttctaccttgcatttagctgtgatgctgggagtacctttcttagacctgaagaagagctctgtgtggctgaaatcctgtctctctcaccaacagaagttggttcaacaaaatacattacctcacccaccttgtctctctaatatcctgggaccgacatggctacaacaatactgcataccCATCAAACACATGCCCCTTAACTTTACAGTGACAATatacaaatgttttgttttgtaatgCTAAAACAAATGCTCCTGCCGATGTAAAAGGAACATTTTACAAGTAAGAGAGTAATGCAAAATACCTTAGAATATAATTAACCCCAATTTAGAGTCAATTGTAGATTGCCGAAATACTACAGGATACTATATCACTGCAGAAGATTATAATAAAGGTGCAGGACTGTATTTGAGCATATATTCCTAAACAGTTTcttatctaggtacttatatggcccacaTCACTGTTCTACCTCTTTGGACCAACCAAAACTTTCTCTCCTTAGTGTCTGTCCTGCTTAAGGACAGCAGGATTTCACCTATGggaggacagctcagtggtttgagcattggcctgttaaacccagggtggtaagttcaatccttgaatgGGTCACTTAAGGATcttgggcaaaaatcagtacttggtcctgctattgaaggcaggggactagactcaatgacctttcagagtcACTTCCAGCTCTCTGAGATGGGTATATTTCCATATATAGGTATTCTCTCTATGAAGAACAAATGCAGGTAACCTGTAAGGTTTACTTTTTTGGCTGCAGCTATTTGAAGGTAGTCAGGTAATTCATCTAATTGCAATTCAAATATGTCACTCATTCAAAAAAAAtgcacgcagtgtgcagaggtggtcaaaaaagcaaacaggatgttaggaatcattaaaaaggggagagagaataagactgagaatatattattgcccttatataaatccatggtacgcccacatctcgaatactgtgtatagatgtggtctcctcacctcaaaaaagatattctagcactagaaaaggttcagaaaagggcaactaaaatgattaggggtttagagagggtcccatacgaggaaagattaaagaggctaggactcttcagcttggaaaagagaagactaaggggggacatgatagaggtatataaaatcatgagtgaggttgagaaagtggataaggaaaagttatttacttattcccataatacaagaactaggggtcaccaaatgaaattaataggcagcaggtttaaaacaaataaaaggaagttcttcttcacgcagcgcacagtcaacttgtggaactccttacctgaggaggttgtgaaggctaggactataacaatgtttaaaaggggactggataaattcatggtggctaagtccataaatggctattagccagaatgggtaagaatggtgtccctagcctctgttcgtcagaggatggagatggatggcaggagagagatcacttgatcattgcctgttagattcactccctctggggcacctggcattggccactgtcggtagacagatactgggctagatggacctttggtctgacccggtacggcctttcttatgttcttatatgttcttatgtttaaaaaaaaaaaaaaaaagtagcattACTACACTTGACAATCTGGCAAGATTAAGGGGTGACCAAGTGTGCCATATGCACACCTATTCCCACCCACAATTGGCTGCTCCCATAAAGAGACATTCTGAAGGACTACTCTAAATATTAATTACTACATTCCATAAAAAAGTTTGTAGTGAAACAACTTGACTACTTGACAGGCTTAGTTGTCCAGCTGAAGTCACATGAGAAGGGTGACCAGGATTTAACCTGAAATACTATATAATTTCCcccaaagcatttttattattcATGCTTACAAGATGAGATTTATTCACAAGTGCACTAGTTACAAAATACCTCAAGGCATCATGTAGCTAAGGCACTTGATCTTAAAAAGTTGCAAACCAAATAGTTTTGGAGACTGCTTTGGGACACACACGTTGTTCACTTCAATTCCAAAAGAAAGTAGGcaccacaggaaaaaaaagcaaCTTTGGCAAGTAAATTGTCTCTGTCTTTGCCCAAGCATTTAACAAATGCTTGTAACAAATATTCACTTTATTTTAGGTGGAACTGAGATAACACTGTAACTAGATCTATTATATACCATCATTTAAATGTTTTcttcatttaataaaaaatgtgaaCAATAATTCAATGCCACAGAGTGTATGGGCCAATAGTAGGATGACAAAATACTGTGGGTGTGTGCTTTAACCATCTGAGAAGTGTAGCTAATCCTTTAAACCACATACCTTGAAAAAAGCTTTGGTGTTAAAACTTTGTAATTtgtttccttcccccaccccaaacttgtTAATGTCATAAGCAAGTGGTGTTTTTGAACAAATTTTGCATATACAATACATGGTGCATTCTGACATATTTTAATCTGGTTTTGCTATTAAAATAACTAATGATTTTTAATAGTTTAATTTTGTTTGATATCAAAGCAGCAGATACAATATGTTTAAGGCCTGATTTTAAAGGCTCTGAGCACTGTCAgctcccagtgaagttaatggaatgCTCATCTCCTCTGAGAATATGGACAATAGCTCTTCCACTATCAATCCCATGGGAGATGGTTAAGAAAGTTAGcttgcttaggcctggtctacacttaaaaattagatcaacctagctacagGGCTAGGTCCTGAGTGCAGTAGTTAAACTTGACCTAACCTCTGTTGTAGATGTGgccaggtcaatggaagaattcttccatcaacttagCTACTgtctcttggagaggtggattaactacatagATGGAAAACCCTCTTCTgttgatgtaggaagcatctacgctacagtgacacagctggAGGATAGACATCCCCTTAGTAGCTATGCTACTTTTCTTGCCATGCTCTCTTCACACTGAGATCCCCTTTCTCTTTAAAGGGGGCTACAGGCCAGCTGTCTgctaaggccatatctacacttcAGCATAGTTATGGAActgtagctatgctgctgtagccctgcagtgtagacatagactacagagatggaaggggtttttccgtCACTGAGCAATGGTAGCAttattccatcaacctagctatgtCGAGACTGGAGGCTGGGTTAGCATAGCGATAGtactcaggggtatggatttttcacatccccaaGCACAGCGGCTATGTTGACCTATGTTTTAAGTGTAGGCCAGGCTTAAGTAGTTTCTGACGGCCTAGCTCCAAGGGAGCTGCACTACTAGGGACAGCTGGGAAGACCAGCAACTCAAGGGTTTGGGGGACTAAACGGCCAGTTTGCCCATAGACATAGACTCAAAACCTCCTACTCTCCTGAGGAAGAACCGAGAAATCTCTGAGAGGGGAACTTCATAgaattttctttcctcctttgtacTTCTTATGAGAGAACCTACAATCAGGCCCAACATTATTTCCTTTTCCTAGCTACACTCATTTAATGCAGTAAGTAAAAGGACAACATGAATATTTAATAAAAGAGAATAGGCCTGTGATGGCTGGCC
This genomic interval carries:
- the KLF3 gene encoding Krueppel-like factor 3; the protein is MLMFDPVPIKQEAMEPISVSYQSNYMDQMKPNKYSVIYPTPNMLHNKFYQPPEGLSNGIQMEPVDLTVNKRSSPHSAGSSPSPLKFQTIHRRASPGLTLSSPSPPMKKFTPPPPPGVQPFSMPLTIPPVMAALSRPGLRSPGILPIIQPLVVQPVPFMYAPHLQQPIMVSTVLPEELENPSSMPVPVIESYEKPTLKKTIKVEPGIESPRTEFYPEQMSPPMMTSLSPQQIMLQENHPSVIVQPGKRPLPVESPDTQRKRRIHRCDYEGCNKVYTKSSHLKAHRRTHTGEKPYKCTWEGCTWKFARSDELTRHFRKHTGIKPFQCPDCDRSFSRSDHLALHRKRHMLV